Part of the Bacteroidales bacterium genome is shown below.
GATAAATTGCCTGTTTTCGGTTTCAAAATAAGAAAATTTGCATATATTACGGATATGAATTTTATAAGTCCGGAAGAGAAGGGGAAATTAAAAGATTTGGACGTACTGGTAATAACAGCGTTAAGACATAAAAAGCATGTTTCGCATTTTAATTTGGAAGAAGCTTTGACAATAATTAAAGACGTAAAACCAAAAAAAGCATATTTAACACATATAAGTCATAAGTTAGGTTTTTATAAAGACCTCATAAATGAATTACCTGAAAATGTGTTTCCCGCATACGATGGCTTGAAAATGAAAATATAAAATTAAATATTGAAAATTGAAAATATTACATATCATGAAAAAATTAATCATCACAATTATTGTTCTTGGTGCGTTAGGAACAGGAGGTTATTACGGGTTTAATTGGTATATATCTCAGCAAGAAAAAGAAATTGCTAAACTCGAAGATAAAATTCACTTCCTTAAAGAAGAAACAGTCCCCTTAAGATTTAAAATCTTGGAAAAAGATTCGGCAAACATCAAATTTCTTATCAAATTTTATGAACAAGATGCTGAAGAAGCATTTATTGCTGACACTATAACACTTCCGGGGCAAGAATTATCTTTTGATTTTTATGTAGTTCCGGTTAAAGATATTAAAAACGACAGAGAAGTAAAAGTTGCTTTTCCCTATAAAATTTTCACAAATACAATGCCTGCAAAAAACGGAAAATTATTGTTCAATTATTACGATGAACACGGATTTCCTCAGGTATTTAACAATGCGAAAGCCGATACTGCATATATAAACAGAATGACAGAATTATTTGCAAAAATAAAAGCGGGAAATACAGAAGAAATTGAAGGAATATACGGAAGTATGGTTCAGGATATTAAAAAATTAAACGAGTTCGCAGTAAATCATGTATATCAAATTATTATACATACAAAAGGCGGCATTGAAATTAAAGAAAATACGGAATAATAAAAATACTGTAAATTAATCTGTATTCATACATTAAATTAACAATTATAACAAAAAAACAATGGGCAATTCACAAGAATTATTAAAACAAATTAATTGGTTTATTGAGCCGGTTTCAGATTTTATATTATGGTTGTTTACTTCAACAACAGGATATATTTTAATGCTGATTTTTTTGATTTTATACTTTCTTTTTTCGGTAATAAATGCTTTTCGGGTTCGTAAACTTGCACATGAAGCAATCAGCCGGAATTTAAGAATTCCGTTTCCGGAAAAGATATATCTTTTTTTCAGTGAGATAATTAAGGTATTTATGGGAATTGTATCAAAACTGCCGGTTCTTCTCGGCGTGTTTTTAATTCTTTTCGGAATTGTAGGATTATCAACAGCATTAAGCACCGTTGATGATTTTATTGAAAACCAAAAGCGAATTGCCGAAATGAAAACCGTTGTTAAAAATCTTGACAAAAGTTATATTGTTGCAAAAATGGAAATCGTTGATATGAATTATGTCGAAAACAAAACATCATTAAAAATTTATTTTTACGATTACGAATTAGATGACTATTTGCCTGAAACACAGGATATTGAGATTAAAGGAAAAGATATCTACTTTTTAAATTATGTAATGAATTTTAACTATTCCGAAATTGCATCCGGTAAAAAAGTAAATTTAGTTATGCCTTATAAAATATTCAGCGAAGAAGTTTCAAAAGATGACGGTATTCTGTTACAAACAACTGACTCTGTCGGAGTGCCGTATATTTTTCACAGAGACGATGATGAAATTTACGGTATAGAAAAAGGAAATTATTACGCAAGGTTAAAAGAATTTGCTGAACTAATGACTGACAGCGAAAAAGCCAGAAAAGAAGGAATAAAAAGTTTTTATGCAGCAGCACCGCACTTTGTAAATAATATCCGCAAAGGGCAAAAAATTATAATCTGGTCTGAGCAAACAGGCGGTTTAGTTTTGAAGAAGGAGAGGTTGTTTTAAAACAAGACTTTCTATATCTTCAAAAGCATGGAAAGTCTAATATAAAAAATGCAAGAACTTCAAAGCGACATACAATTCCTGAAAGGCGTAGGACCAAAACGTGCAGAACTTCTGAATAATGAATTAAACATATTCACTTTCAGAGACTTATTGTATTATTATCCGTTCAGATATATTGACAGATCAAAGTTTTACAAAGTAAAAGACATTAAAGAAAGCTTGCCTAATATTCAATCAAAAGGAATTATCAGCAACTTTAAAACCAAAGGAACAAAATACAAACAAGTTCTTACGGCAGAATTTTCAGACGAAACCGGCACAATTGAACTAATTTGGTTTAAAGGAATAAAATGGGTTCTTCAAAATCTTGAATCCGGAAATGAATATATTATTTTCGGAAAACCGGCAAGATACGGAAGAAAAATAAATATTGCTCATCCTGAAATTGACAGTCCGGAAGATGCAAAAAAGAAAATGTCATCAAATTTGCAAGCAGTATATTCCTCAACCGAAAAACTGAATAAAAAGAATATAAATTCAAAAGTTTTCAATAAGATATTATCAAGCGTTTTTGAGAAATTAAATACAAAACTTCCCGAAACACTTCCCGGTTTTCTTATTCAGAAGCTAAAACTTATTTCGCACCACGAAGCAATTAGAAATATTCATTTCCCGAAAGATAATTATACACTTCAAAAAGCAATATTCAGATTGAAATTTGAAGAACTTTTTTTTATACAATTAAGTGTTCTGCAAATAAAATATAACAGAAAAATTATATTTAAAGGATATGAATTTCCGAAAGTAGGAGATTTTTTTAACAGATTTTTCAACGAAAAACTTCCGTTCGAACTTACCGGTGCACAAAAAAGAGTAATAAAAGAAATAAGAAAAGATTTTGCATCCGGTAAGCAGTCCAACAGACTTTTACAAGGCGATGTCGGAAGCGGAAAAACATTAGTTGCCCTAATGTTGATGTTAATTGCTCTCGATAACGGATTTCAAGCAAGCATAATGGCACCTACCGAAATTCTTGCACAACAACATTTTATAAGTATTAATAAATTCCTTAAAGGGCTTAACGTAAGCATTTCATTATTAACAGGTTCTACAAAACAAAAAGACAGGAGAATTTTGCATGAAAACTTACAAAACGGAAACATAAATATATTAATAGGAACACACGCACTAATTGAAGATACGGTAAAGTTTCATAATCTCGGGCTTGTAGTAATTGACGAACAGCATCGTTTCGGAGTTGCACAGAGAGCAAAAATGTGGAAAAAAAACAAACGCCCGCCGCACATGATTGTTATGACAGCAACACCAATCCCAAGAACTTTATCAATGACAATTTACGGTGATTTGGATATCTCAATTATTGATGAACTTCCGCCGGGAAGAAAAAAAATAAAAACAATTCATTCCTATGATGCCAAAAGATTACCCGTTTTTAAGTTCGTAAGAGATCAAATTAAATCCGGCAGACAAATATATATTGTATATCCTTTAATTTACGAATCCGAAAATTTTGAGTATAAAGATTTAGAAGACGGACTGGAAAGCATAAGCAGAGCATTTCCGCCGCCTGAATATGCAATAAGCGTTGTTCACGGGCAAATGAAACCCGAAGAAAAAGAAGCTTCAATGAATCTTTTTGTAAAAGGAATAACAAATATTATGATTGCAACTACCGTTATTGAAGTCGGGGTCGATGTTCCCAATGCAACTGTTATGATTATTGAAAGTGCCGAACGTTTCGGATTGTCGCAACTTCATCAACTTCGCGGAAGAGTAGGAAGAGGAGCCGAGCAATCATATTGTATTTTAATGACATCCTATAAATTGTCAAAAGAGGCAAAAATAAGAATTAATACAATGGTTGAAACCAACGACGGATTTAAAATTGCCGAAGTTGACATGAAACTTCGCGGACCGGGCGATACGGAAGGAACACGTCAAAGCGGTTTGCCTTTTGAATTAAAATTGGCAAATTTAACACAGGATTATAAAATTTTGGAACTTGCCCGGCATTCGGCAATTGATATTTTAGACGATGACTCTGAATTAAAAGAAGATAAAAACCAAATACTTGTAAGGCAATTAAAAAGAATTAAAACTGCAAACCAAAATTGGGGAGTAATCAGTTAAATTTTATTTCAAATTTATTTGATGGTTAAATTATACATTGAATTGGGTGAATACAGAGAATTAATCAGTATAATATTAACTTTCTTTATATTAGCAATTATTTCCTTTTCATTTTTCAAATATTCAAGGCAAAATAACTCAAACGACAGAAATAAAGATTTCAAAATTCCTGTTTGGTTATTGCGAGCACATGTTGCAAAGTTTATTTTTAACACTTCTTTTGAATTTAATGATGTTACAAAAGCTTATACTTCTTTTCTTAAAAAATATTTCAGCACATTAGAACTTGACTTTAAATATGAAACAAAGCAATTAGAATTATTAGTTAAAAATAATATTAATGTTGAAAAAACAATAAAGGAAGGGAATAAAGTTACTCACAAAAAAAAGTTGTTGATTCTTGTATTTTTGTTTAATGCTTCTGTCAGGAACGGTAAAATTTATGATAAAGAATTGCAATATTTAAATAAAGTATATAAAGATTTAGGAATAGCTTATCAAGTATTTATAAATATAAAACTCAACTATATTAAAGAAGAAAAAAAATCTGCAACTATTTACGGCAATCATTTTTTAAAAGATAAATTATTAAATTCATACAAAGTATTAGGATGCAATGAAAACTCTGACATAAAAATTGTTAAAGAAGCATACAGAACACTTGCAAAAAAATATCACCCTGATTTAAACTCAGGACTTTCAAAAAAACAAACAGAACTGAATATTACAAAATTTCAAAAAATAACAGATGCTTACAATTATATCAAAGAATTTCATTTTCTCAACAAAAAAAAGGGTATTTGATTCTACAAATACCCCTTCTCTAAATAGGCTCTTACAGGTTTATTCAACTTTTGTCGAATCCAAAAGGTTTTTAGTTAAAAACTTTTCCATTGCTCTGTAAAAATCAAATCTGTTTTCTTCGTTTCTGAAACCGTGTCCTTCATCATCTTTTACCATATATTCAACTTCAATTCCTCTTTCTCTCATTGCTTCAACCATTTGATCGGCTTCATCTTTATTTACTCTCGGATCATTTGCTCCTTGTGCAATAAATAATTTTGCTTTAATTTTATCTACATGAAAAACCGGCGATACTTCTCTGAAATAAATACTGTCTTCAACAGGATTACCGGTCATTTCATACATCATAGGTAAAAACGGTGCCCAATAAGGAGGTATTGTTTTCATAAAAGTAAATAAATTTGAAACACCGACATAATCAACTCCGGCGGCATATAAATCAGGTTCTTTTACAAGCCCCATTAAAGTTGCATATCCTCCGTAACTTCCTCCGTATATAGCAATTTTATCCGGGTCGGCAATTCCTTTATCAATTAACCATTTTGTACCGTCGGTAATATCATCTTGCATTTCTTTTCCCCATTTTTTGAAAGATGCCTCCCAAAATTTTCTGCCGTAGCCTGTTGAACCTCTGAAATTCATCTGCAAAACAGCAAAACCTCTGTTAGCCAAAAATTGAATCTCAGGATTAAATCCCCAGCCGTCTCTTGCCCACGGTCCTCCGTGAGGATTAACAACTACCGGAAGATTTTCGGCATTATCCATAGTATAGCCTTTAGGCAAAGTAAGATAACCGTGAATAGTTAATCCGTCTCTTGATTTATATTCAATCGGAAGTTGATTTGCCATTTCATTTTCATCAATCCAAGGGCTTACATCTGTTATTTTTTCAACTTTATCCGATTCCTTTTCATAAATATAATATGCCCCTAAAGATTTGTCGCTGTATGTTCTTACTATAAAAATATTTTCTTCTTTATTTTCTCCGGTAATTGCAATTTCATATCCTTCTAACTCTTTTTCTAAAAATTCATAATCTGCTTTTGTTTCCTCATCAAAAAAATACCGCTCTCTTTTCCAAGATGTAAAAGATGCAGATGTTAATACCTTCCGTTTTTCGGAATATGAAACACTTTCAACATCATATTCATTATTTTCATACAAAATTTTTGATTCTTTTCCTTCTGTTAAATCAAATTCAATAATCGCACTTTTATCTCTTCCTATATTTGAAGAACCTATCAAGTTTTTATTATCAAAAGTGAAGAAATGAGGACTGAAACTTTCTTTAAAATCGGTTGTTATAATGGTTTTCCAATCATCTTCTTCCGTTTCTCTGTAAAGAATGCTTGAATTAGTTCCCGAAACAGCTGTTGCAACACGTAATTTGCCTTCATGGTCAAAAAGCCATCCTTGAATATTCCCGGGATTTTCGGCAAGAAGTTCTATTTTTCCGTTATCTAAATATAACCTGTAAGGGTCAAAAAGTTGCGGGTTTCTTTTATTCATTGAAATTATTACTTCATTCGGGATGTCAGGCAAATCATCAATAATCATTGAACGAACCCCGTCAAAATCAGTTAAGCAAACAGGTTCGTTTCCGTTTATATTTGCCAAATAAATTTTATAATTTTCATCGCCTCCGTTATCTTTTAAGTATAAGATTTGTTCATTATTAGGCCAAAAATAACCTGCAATATTTCTGTCTGTTTCACTTGTTAATCTTTTAACATCATCTTTTTCCCTTTCTCGAATAAAAATATTCATTCTTTTTTCATAAGGAGCCATGTAGGAATAAAATTTTCCGTCAGGAGAAATTTTATACGATGTTTTATCCGGATTCTTAAAGAAATCCTCTAACGGAATTTGTTTTGCTTTCATAATTTCTTCATCTTTATTTTCATCACCGCAACTACTGATAAAT
Proteins encoded:
- a CDS encoding DnaJ domain-containing protein — encoded protein: MVKLYIELGEYRELISIILTFFILAIISFSFFKYSRQNNSNDRNKDFKIPVWLLRAHVAKFIFNTSFEFNDVTKAYTSFLKKYFSTLELDFKYETKQLELLVKNNINVEKTIKEGNKVTHKKKLLILVFLFNASVRNGKIYDKELQYLNKVYKDLGIAYQVFINIKLNYIKEEKKSATIYGNHFLKDKLLNSYKVLGCNENSDIKIVKEAYRTLAKKYHPDLNSGLSKKQTELNITKFQKITDAYNYIKEFHFLNKKKGI
- a CDS encoding S9 family peptidase, encoding MKAKQIPLEDFFKNPDKTSYKISPDGKFYSYMAPYEKRMNIFIREREKDDVKRLTSETDRNIAGYFWPNNEQILYLKDNGGDENYKIYLANINGNEPVCLTDFDGVRSMIIDDLPDIPNEVIISMNKRNPQLFDPYRLYLDNGKIELLAENPGNIQGWLFDHEGKLRVATAVSGTNSSILYRETEEDDWKTIITTDFKESFSPHFFTFDNKNLIGSSNIGRDKSAIIEFDLTEGKESKILYENNEYDVESVSYSEKRKVLTSASFTSWKRERYFFDEETKADYEFLEKELEGYEIAITGENKEENIFIVRTYSDKSLGAYYIYEKESDKVEKITDVSPWIDENEMANQLPIEYKSRDGLTIHGYLTLPKGYTMDNAENLPVVVNPHGGPWARDGWGFNPEIQFLANRGFAVLQMNFRGSTGYGRKFWEASFKKWGKEMQDDITDGTKWLIDKGIADPDKIAIYGGSYGGYATLMGLVKEPDLYAAGVDYVGVSNLFTFMKTIPPYWAPFLPMMYEMTGNPVEDSIYFREVSPVFHVDKIKAKLFIAQGANDPRVNKDEADQMVEAMRERGIEVEYMVKDDEGHGFRNEENRFDFYRAMEKFLTKNLLDSTKVE
- the recG gene encoding ATP-dependent DNA helicase RecG, whose product is MQELQSDIQFLKGVGPKRAELLNNELNIFTFRDLLYYYPFRYIDRSKFYKVKDIKESLPNIQSKGIISNFKTKGTKYKQVLTAEFSDETGTIELIWFKGIKWVLQNLESGNEYIIFGKPARYGRKINIAHPEIDSPEDAKKKMSSNLQAVYSSTEKLNKKNINSKVFNKILSSVFEKLNTKLPETLPGFLIQKLKLISHHEAIRNIHFPKDNYTLQKAIFRLKFEELFFIQLSVLQIKYNRKIIFKGYEFPKVGDFFNRFFNEKLPFELTGAQKRVIKEIRKDFASGKQSNRLLQGDVGSGKTLVALMLMLIALDNGFQASIMAPTEILAQQHFISINKFLKGLNVSISLLTGSTKQKDRRILHENLQNGNINILIGTHALIEDTVKFHNLGLVVIDEQHRFGVAQRAKMWKKNKRPPHMIVMTATPIPRTLSMTIYGDLDISIIDELPPGRKKIKTIHSYDAKRLPVFKFVRDQIKSGRQIYIVYPLIYESENFEYKDLEDGLESISRAFPPPEYAISVVHGQMKPEEKEASMNLFVKGITNIMIATTVIEVGVDVPNATVMIIESAERFGLSQLHQLRGRVGRGAEQSYCILMTSYKLSKEAKIRINTMVETNDGFKIAEVDMKLRGPGDTEGTRQSGLPFELKLANLTQDYKILELARHSAIDILDDDSELKEDKNQILVRQLKRIKTANQNWGVIS